The Xiphophorus hellerii strain 12219 chromosome 7, Xiphophorus_hellerii-4.1, whole genome shotgun sequence nucleotide sequence TCTAAAAGTAAAGAagctaaaatgttaaatgttgttTACTGCTCCAAAGAGCTGCTAATAAATTTCTTTAATATCGATGACAATAAATGCTCATTCTGTGAAAGTGATGTAGAAACGATAGACCATGTCTTCTATGAATGCCAAAATATACCAATATTCCAGAATAAGTCAAAAATATTCTGGAATTGCTTTGAAAGGTTCATCAAACTGAAAATTGCACTTCCTGAATCTATTTCTAGAGATATGGCAACTTTTGGAGTgctattgaaaaacaaaacaatagaatagaatagaattcaactttattgtcattgcactgtcacaagtacaagcaacgagatgtaatAGAGCTCTGTTGTAATATTTTGTCTggcaaaatactttattcataaACAAAGAGTGCTGAGATCATCtgcagtttttaacattttttaatctgaattcCAGTTATATTTGAAATCTCTGAAATGTATTGAATCATATGAATACCTGACTGAATTATTAATGGAATTTCCCACCAATGCATGTTAATCCTAAAATATTAATccctttgtttctattttagttattattttattgatttatttttttctttatcaatgTTACTGTTGTACACTCATTTCTAAATCTGCCTCTCTATGCCCTCTCCAGtttaaataaagtgtattttaaaaaaagaatgacttCTATGGCGGAAATACGTCAGAAACACGTGATCGCGGAAGTGCTTCCTCTTCCGTCCGCTGTAGCGCATTACTCCAAGTACACCTCTCCATTACTCTCATATAAATTCCATTTGTTTCGGGATAAATCTCCACATGAGTcgtttttaaaaactgttgagccccaataacagatttttctgctaacatcagcttcattttttttccaatcaggTTAAAATGCCGACCGAAGGAGCCGATCGCACCACTCCAGGCCTACAGGGGGCGCTGTGAAACAGCTCCGGATCACGCTGCGCTTCCTGTCACCTCAGTTGTTAGCACATGTTCAGGAGGAGCAGCGTGAGGAGCTTCGGAGCCGAGTGAATCTCTGGATAAACTGGTGAAATGACAGAAAGCAAAGCGGAGTCCGCTTCGCAGCGGCCCAGAGAGCTGCTGGCGCTGAACCCGGAGCTGGAGGTCGAGTTCAAGAAGAAGGTCCAagaggtgaagaagaagaaccgCGGCGGGAAGGTGAGCACAAGTCGGTTCTGGTGTTCCTCATGGGGGATTCATCCTCGGAACCGGAGAGGCAGAGAACTGATTAAACCAAGAACCTCAGGTTTGGTCCAAAACATCTCGCTGGACTGGATCTAGGACTGCAGaaccattcaataaattaggataaCAAATTAAATCGTTTCAGGTACTTTATCACTTATTACATTATATAGGTTAATTTCACACAGACGGGAGTTTTCCACCCTTTATCTCTGCTATGATTTTCCGGTtacagttgatttaaaaaaaaaagacgggGTTCGGGTTATCTGTAGAACATCTGTAGAACCATGGGCGGCCCTAGAAGGGGGCCAGCAGGGGCCCAGTTACCGGAGAGCTAAATCAATTTCTCATGATGACATGAACTGGCAGGATCCTaagaacaaattttatttttactttcacagTTTTACTGTAAGAATCAAAATTGAAGCTGTTGCTCTTTGAGTCAAGCAGAAAGTCAGTGGGGGATCAGCAGGTCAGCAAACTTCCTTCAGGCTGATTGCAGCTGCTTGGATGAAACCAACatgtgttttagtttaaaacGACTCGTGTGTCCtatgacatcacttcctgttggttTCTTTGTTCTCCAGGGGAGCCGTGTAACTCCAGGTGTGGTGTATGTCGGCCATCTTCCTCTGGGGCTGTTCGAGCCGCAGCTCCGGTCCTACTTTGAGCAGTTCGGGACGGTCCTGCGCCTGCGGCTGTCCAGGAGCAAAAAGGTCAGAAAACAAGAACGACTCAGTGGGACTGGACCCAGAGGGACACGGCTGGGTGTCTCCGAGGACCCTGACCTCCGCTGATTATCGGCCCTGACTGAAAATGGTCTGAGGTTCTGACTCTGGTTCTGACCGGGTCCCGAGGTCCAGTATCCTGGCCAACATGATTCTAGTGCATTGATCTTACTGGCCGCTTTGCCCGTGGTCCAATAGAACCACCAGAACCTCCTGATCTGGACCCGATCTGGACCAGCTGAgccactttgaaatgccttgttgctgaaacgtgctatacaaatcaaatttgattgattttaaataaagagtGTTAAATAGTAGTAGCCATTGCCATGGTTACCTGTAGCAGCCTGTTGTGGTTACCGTAGCAACAGGGAGTGATGATGTCATCTCTGCTGCAGACCGGCGGCAGCAAAGGTTTCGCCTTCATCGAGTTCGAGAGCGGCGAGGTGGCGAAGATCGTCGCGGAAACCATGAACAACTACCTGATGGGGGAAAGGCTCATCAAGTGTGAGTAGAACCTCCAGAACCGGGCTTggtttctggttttgtttctgaTCTGGATCCCTCCACGTTTCCAGGTGAGGTTCTGCCTCCAGAGAAGGTCCACGAGAAGCTGTTCGTCGGGTCCCAGAGGATGTTCCGCAGGCCGGCCCAGCCCGCCGTGACCCGGTACAACCGGTCCCGCTCGACGGAGCAGCTGGAGGCCATGACCCGCCGCCTGCTGAGGAAGGAGTCGCAGCTACGCAGGAAGCTGGCCCGGCAGGGGGTCCAGTATGACTTCCCCGGATTTGTAAGTGAtctcagaaccgggtcagaacccgGGTCTGTTGACTCCAGATCAGTGGGCCTGTGGTTCTTTCCCTGGTTTTGATGCAACGCTCTCATGGAACCAGTTATTTCTGAGGATCTGGTTCTTACCGGTTCTTCCTGTTCTGGTCCAGGCGGCCCAGAAGAAGACGACCTCCGCCGTCCTGGACGCTTCGTCCTGCAGCGATGTAAGTCCACCCGCCGGTTCTGGACACGCCGGTCCTCTGGCCCATACTGAAAATGGCCCGGCGCCGGTCCGTGGCTTCGGGTCAGATAACCGGGCCCACATGAAGGTGGGGCGTAAAGCTGATTGGCCGCCTGCCTGTGGTGGCGCCATGAAACCCACGCCCCCACATGACTAGTTACCATGACGACACAGATGATCAATGTGATTGATGTGCATTGATAGCTTatatatttggtaaaatgtttctGGCTTGTTTAGTTggtctttatgtttttatgattttaatctcTTTGATCTTCCTCgttgctggttctgatcagcctgactcttcctcttcctcctcctcttcctcagcagaCCACGCCCGTCTGTACGCCGTCCTTCCTGGAGAGGAGGAAGTCCACGGTCGTCCTGGACGACGAGGAGGACAGCGAGATCATCCTGAAGATGccggaggaagaggaagacgatgatgatgatgatgactgcaacatggaggaagaggaggactcTGACAGCTCTGAGGACAAAGAGGAGGCCCAGTGAAGGGTTTCAGTATTTAAGGTGGACTGGGACAGTTTCTACCTCCAGACTGGAGCCAGAGCGACCCGATTGGTCCAACAGAACCGGGCTGGTCCAGGATggctctgcttcctgctttattattgttattgctaTGATGAAGAATGTGTTCTTGTCAGTCCATTAGAGAATATTCCCTAATATTGCAGCAGAGAAGCGGACCGGGCCTGATCCGGACCAGCCAGGGAAAACGTGGGCTGCGTCACATGACCAATCACGGACCGcatgaccccccccccccccccccccccgccctcCTCCCCGAACCTCCCCAACAAACATAGACCACATATGTTCCCTGCTGGTCAGCTGGTGATCCAGTGGATCAGTCAGAAACTTCTGGGCCGTCTCAGTCATGATGCTGGTCCGATGAACCCAGACGATGTTTTCAGACCTATGAGCTCCGATCTGCTGCTGTGCTAAAACCTGCGCTAATACCGGCGCTAACATCGGTGCTAGCATTAGTGCTAAAAGTGGCGCTAACAGCAGTTTCATGGTTAAGGCGTTAGGATCTGCAGCTGGGCGTCGTTCTGCCGTGTTACGGGTTTTAGCGGGACAGAACCagagaatgaaacaaaaacagggaaatatttcagtttaataaaatattcaaagctgcAGCGATCAGATCCCTGATCGACCAAATGGATCCTCTCAGTACGGCTCGAGCTTCATTATTAATTcattgttaaagtaaaactataaaagaataaaactgtttctgtgCCAGTTCATAACATCATAAGGAATTGATTTCATATTGTCTCCTGGGTAACTGGGCCACTGCTGGATCCCAGGCAGTGGCCCAGAAGAGGGGGTTCTTCTGGTACAGAGGGATGCAGCAGCGTTagagctctttaaaaaaaaacgagcAAATGTTTAACTTTCAGGCATACATTGACTTAAATTagtttcctgtctttttttcttataaataaatgttgttgcAAATATGCGTAAATATTGTCCATTTCTTCTAAAGTTTCtgtgtttacttttttctgGAAACCGAATCAAAGCCACAATCGGGGCCCATAAATCTGGTTCTGACTGAACCACACATGCGCAGTCCAGCCCTGGCCGCCAGGTGTCGCCAGAGATCGCGCTGCCGAGCGGCCGCTTCTCCATGCGACAGTTTTCCAAGTGCCAACATCATCTCTGGATGGACTGCGCATGCGCACGACGATCCCCATTCTTGTCCTTCAGGCAGCATTCCTGCTGGAGAGTGTTGATAGAAAGGCAGAAAGAGGAGCCGTTTGAGGCCGCGGACTGAAGCTTTCCCCCCGGAGCGGAGAGCGGGCGGCCCGGAGAGTCTGCGGCGGGAAATGGTGAGTGTTAACTCGAACGATGAAGCTGCTCCTCTTCGGCCCTCCCGCCcccagttttcttttgttgctgcGAACTGACGTTTCATTCAAAGGTAGCTAGCTGTAGCTGGGTCCGCTGGTTACTGCCGGGCTTCACGGAGGGAAGGCGGCCGGAGAGGCTGAAAAGAGAGGCGGGAGGTTCCACGGAGGCTCCCGGAGCGGACCGAGTGCTACCTGCGGTCCGATGGAGGCGTGGAGACGGGGAGGCTGCGGCTAACTGGAGCAGAGCTAAGCTAGGGAGGGGGGAGGTCTGGTGCACCAGGATGGAGATCCAGACAGCATCATGTGACACTGCAGCTTTATCTagccagaacctgaaccagaaccagaaactgGTGCTGTCTGCTGCCCTGGGGCTTCCAGGTGAGATTAGCTCCATACCAGGGTGGAAAGACATCAGCAGCGGCTGCCAAACCCTGAGACCCCCCCAAGTTCCTCTTGtcagaactggatcagaaccacagaaATGGATTCTTGCTGCACATGTTCTGGTGTGCTGGGGGCTCGCTGAGGCAAAGCTGATCAGGATGCAGACGTTTTTTAggggaaagttgagtggaaggaagaaatgcTAGAACAAGTAGCAAACGCAACAGCCTGGTAGGGattgacacatttttttagCCATGTTTGTCATGCTAATTATAAGCAAGCTTTTGAAATCTTGCATTAAATGCGTATTAGGCTCCTGGTTTGGAGCAAATCAGCCAGGCTACACAGAGCGTGATGTCATCAGAAACTGACGTTACACATGGTTGtagtaaacaggaagtagaggtttCTAGCTAGCATGGAGCAGAGAGAGTCCTGCTCTCCTGGAGGTCTGACGCTTGGTTCCTCTAGTAAGGCTCAGATCCACCAGTGGGTGGCAGTGTTCGCTATGTCAGAGCTTAGCTAgcatgtttctgtctctttagCGCATTAGCATATTTTATACACAGCTATAAACCGCCCAAAGTGAACTTATAAACCTTTTGATCAAAATCacaaagttatttttcaaaaatcgCATAAAGAAGAGTGGAAACACGGCTGGCGTTAGCGGAGCCACCGGCTGCTCTCCTCCGTGCAGCGCCGCGCTAGTAATGAAGGACCCAGACCCGGTACTGAGCCCAGACCCGGTACCGGATCCGCTCTGTGTTTCTCggttaaaatgctttttattgatctgatgtGAATAAAAGAGCCGCAGCTCAGAATGTCTCTGGAAGTGCAATGATTTTTTAGCTGGGTAAAAATGTCTCCCTTCATAACTCTAACCGACCCAAACCCGGCCCGGTGCCGGGTCTCCAGTAACTCTCTAACTGGCCCTGTGCCGGGTCCCCGGTCCCGGTCTGACTGGTCCTTCTCTCTTCCCTCCAGGAAAACGCTGGACAGTGGCAGGACGAAGACATGGATCCTTGATCCAGCGACCCAACCCGACCCGCTTCCCGACCCCCACCGGAACCAGCCGCCCCTCAGCTGCTGTCCACACATGCTGCATTGCTGCCGCTCCCAGGCCCCCGCTGCGTCCGTCCCTCTAGAGTGAGCCAGTGGCTGTTCCTCGGGTCCGTGACCCGGTCTGGTCGGAACCGGCGCGCCGATGGAGCCCAGCGTGGAGAGCTGCTTGGCGCAGGTCCTGCAGAAGGACGTGGGCCGGCGGCTGCAGGTAGGACAGGAAGTCATTGACTACATCCTGGACAGGAACAAGTCCCCCGAACTGGAGCAGGACCAGACGGCGCTGGACAAGATGGTGGACGCCATCGCCAGCTCCTGGGTCAACTCCAGCAACTTCAAGGTAAACGCAGCTGGAGCGCGGCGGGGGAGGGGTGATGCTGTGGGGCGAGGACATGGAGCCTCCATCCAGTGTCCTGACCCGACCCGGTGGTACTACCGCTGCCGATCCGTTCAGTCAGGTCATGATGAATGCAGCCTGACCTCTGTGACCTCTGGCAACTTGTTGCTGTGGAAACAGAGCAGAAATCCTTTACATTACCTAGTCGGCTTCGGGGAAGGATTTTGATTGGAAAAGCGATCAGTTTGTCACAACATTATCAATCACATCGTTCTGCTTTGCTGTTCTCACTGCTGGAGACCAAACCTGGTCACCATGACAACCAGTAGATACACTTCCTGTCACACTATGACTAACATGGCTGCCGCTACAGCCGCTCTGGGGGAAGCATGGCGGAGGATCTGTCATGCTGTGGGTCTCTGCCAAATAATTTAGCCTTTGGATGAATGAAGTTGAATTGAAACTAACAGGTTTTCTAGGCCAGTCGCAATAAATCCATTAGtcacatgacaaattaaaacaagatcaataatttccatttttatgatttacggtttttctctttctgctgaAACTGGATGATAGTTTTGAGTCTGGTGCTTCAGTCTCTGataaaccttttatttacacacatttcatcattcatttgatttgtttctgttttttgttttggatatttaaaatgtcttccaatgTTAAATGTTCTTATGAAGTTACAGTTTATTGGGCTTTGAGAATCTGAGAACATTATATTACTTAgaaatggcctcaaaacaacaatattatcgtttatcgcgataacttctgggacgaCTCGTCGTCCAGGCACATGTAAGATAACAGCAGATGAGCTTCTGCTTGTCTTGTGTCGTCAGTGTGAACATTTCACGACTGACGGCGGCGGATGTCGCCTCGCGGCGCCACTTCCACAGGAAGTGAACGTTTCTAaacgtttaaaacaaaatggcttcctttAAACCGTCCTGTAGGTAAAACCCTGGAGAGCTGCGaatcttcagacatgtttggtttgagacaatgAAGCATGTTTATGCTAACAGTGGCTGTAAGGGCAGCTGCCCAGGGCATAAACTGTCCTCTGAACAGGTTGactgcttcctgcttcctgctgcagaaaacCCAGATGGTTGCTTGCATGTGATTGGCTGGAGTGCAGCAGGAGGCGGGGCTTGTCTTCATTCCTGCTGGAACCAGAACGGCTGGCAGCGATCCATCCTGATTACTCTGAGCCACACAGAGTAATCTGATTACATTTACTAATCAGTTGGCAGCACCAGTGGGGGGGCACCATGATGGAGCCAACTGGGTTCTACTGGGTTCTACTGGGTTCTACTGGTTTTCTTGAAGCAGACGACTGGCCAGCTGAATTAatcctcaggaaattgaagcaggttctggttctggttcaccTTGCTGTGCGGCTCCCAGTCTTCCCAGTACACCAGCAGCTATAAAGCCGAACTAACTAGCGGCTGGATCCAGTAGATCCAGTCTGTGCACTGTTTTCACTGGTCTCTCTGGTCTCCCAGTCAGCCAATCACAGTGCAGGCAGCAGTAAGCCCTGCCCCCTGCGCTCCAAAGCCCTCAGGCGAAGCGTCGGCCTCTCTGATCGGATCGGAACCTGTTAGAGCCGCCGCCTGGAAGGTAAAACATCCTGTCATGGCAGCTTATtgtgttgctatggcaacagctgctgctgctgtagcaaCCAGCCGAGCAGCTTCTCGGTCAGGATGAGCCGCCATgacaccacagaagaagaatgcTGGGAACGTCTGAATCAGCTCCACAGGAACGTGGCTTTGCTGTCCAACT carries:
- the nifk gene encoding MKI67 FHA domain-interacting nucleolar phosphoprotein isoform X1, which codes for MTESKAESASQRPRELLALNPELEVEFKKKVQEVKKKNRGGKGSRVTPGVVYVGHLPLGLFEPQLRSYFEQFGTVLRLRLSRSKKTGGSKGFAFIEFESGEVAKIVAETMNNYLMGERLIKCEVLPPEKVHEKLFVGSQRMFRRPAQPAVTRYNRSRSTEQLEAMTRRLLRKESQLRRKLARQGVQYDFPGFAAQKKTTSAVLDASSCSDQTTPVCTPSFLERRKSTVVLDDEEDSEIILKMPEEEEDDDDDDDCNMEEEEDSDSSEDKEEAQ
- the nifk gene encoding MKI67 FHA domain-interacting nucleolar phosphoprotein isoform X2 translates to MTESKAESASQRPRELLALNPELEVEFKKKVQEVKKKNRGGKGSRVTPGVVYVGHLPLGLFEPQLRSYFEQFGTVLRLRLSRSKKTGGSKGFAFIEFESGEVAKIVAETMNNYLMGERLIKCEVLPPEKVHEKLFVGSQRMFRRPAQPAVTRYNRSRSTEQLEAMTRRLLRKESQLRRKLARQGVQYDFPGFAAQKKTTSAVLDASSCSDTTPVCTPSFLERRKSTVVLDDEEDSEIILKMPEEEEDDDDDDDCNMEEEEDSDSSEDKEEAQ